One genomic segment of Hordeum vulgare subsp. vulgare chromosome 2H, MorexV3_pseudomolecules_assembly, whole genome shotgun sequence includes these proteins:
- the LOC123428472 gene encoding NDR1/HIN1-like protein 2 yields MGSGSRAASCLCCPFKCLACGLFSCLCSILVSLLVTAGVLALILYFIFRPQMIAATVDSASLTQFALGPANPALLQYNLSVDMTVRNPNKRVGLYYDRVEALALFDGQRFGFAPLDPFFQGHQASTDLKPAFGGQHVLDGDVTQSNLRTQLAAGAVEVEVKLNAKLRVKVWAFKVPGPRARISCPLSIPAPGGAAPAFKPTDCKVWF; encoded by the coding sequence ATGGGGTCGGGGAGCCGCGCGGCGTCGTGCCTGTGCTGCCCGTTCAAGTGCCTGGCGTGCGGGCTCTTCAGCTGCCTCTGCAGCATCCTCGTCTCGCTCCTCGTCACCGCCGGGGTCCTCGCGCTCATCCTCTACTTCATCTTCCGCCCGCAGATGATCGCGGCCACCGTCGACTCGGCCTCCCTCACCCAGTTCGCGCTCGGCCCCGCCAACCCCGCCCTCCTCCAGTACAACCTCTCGGTCGACATGACGGTGCGCAACCCCAACAAGCGGGTCGGCCTCTACTACGACCGCGTCGAGGCGCTGGCCCTCTTCGACGGCCAGCGCTTCGGGTTCGCGCCCCTCGACCCCTTCTTCCAGGGCCACCAGGCGTCCACGGACCTCAAGCCGGCGTTCGGCGGCCAGCACGTGCTCGACGGCGACGTCACACAGAGCAACCTCCGGACGCAGCTGGCGGCAGGGGCGGTCGAGGTCGAGGTCAAGCTCAACGCCAAGCTCCGCGTCAAGGTGTGGGCGTTCAAGGTGCCCGGGCCCAGGGCCAGGATCAGCTGCCCGCTCTCCATCCCCGCCCCCGGCGGCGCCGCCCCCGCCTTCAAACCCACGGACTGCAAGGTCTGGTTctga
- the LOC123428473 gene encoding atherin-like: MCQRRGAEGPVEVLALLSKTSPRATVGAGRRILRLALDEEASVATFMVRAPTGGGKGIPSPKLAADPPPPQRPLSRAPEWVMEGTASPSVRAPRAAPVVRARPPPGPRSPVEETTTGSGMAPIRALGMDVVVETPQVPAQRRRRPLLRPHAPLLRPRTGSEQSVRQESRPGATPPPAWPVHAKHRMSQHRGDQGRHA; the protein is encoded by the coding sequence ATGTGCCAGCGGCGGGGCGCCGAGGGACCAGTGGAGGTGCTCGCACTGTTGTCGAAGACGTCACCACGCGCAACAGTCGGCGCGGGGAGGCGCATCCTGAGGCTTGCGCTCGACGAAGAGGCGTCGGTGGCCACGTTCATGGTGCGTGCACCAACCGGCGGGGGCAAGGGCATCCCCAGCCCGAAGCTTGCcgcagaccccccccccccccaacggccACTGTCTCGTGCGCCGGAGTGGGTGATGGAAGGCACGGCGAGTCCGTCTGTGCGGGCTCCGCGGGCAGCGCCGGTGGTGCGGGCTCGACCTCCTCCTGGACCTCGTAGTCCAGTGGAGGAGACGACGACGGGGTCGGGCATGGCCCCCATCCGTGCACTGGGCATGGATGTGGTGGTGGAGACGCCGCAAGTTCCGGCTCAACGGCGTCGACGTCCATTGCTCCGTCCACATGCTCCATTACTTCGTCCGCGTACAGGTTCGGAGCAGTCGGTCCGGCAAGAATCCAGGCCGGGAGCGACGCCACCGCCGGCATGGCCGGTTCACGCGAAGCACCGGATGTCCCAGCACCGTGGCGACCAGGGGCGCCATGCCTAA